The Lucilia cuprina isolate Lc7/37 chromosome 5, ASM2204524v1, whole genome shotgun sequence genome includes a window with the following:
- the LOC111677649 gene encoding 10 kDa heat shock protein, mitochondrial, translating into MASNAVKRIIPMLDRILVQRAETLTTTKGGIVLPEKAQGKMMHGTVVAVGPGARNAQTGATIPMDVKAGDRVLLPEYGGTKVELEDKKEYLLFRESDILAKVE; encoded by the exons atg GCTTCCAATGCAGTTAAGAGAATCATCCCCATGTTGGACCGTATCTTGGTACAACGTGCTGAAACTTTGACCACCACCAAGGGCGGTATTGTTTTACCCGAAAAAGCCCAAGGCAAAATGATGCACGGTACTGTTGTGGCCGTAGGACCCGGTGCCAGAAATGCT cAAACTGGTGCTACAATCCCCATGGATGTTAAAGCTGGTGACCGCGTTTTGTTGCCCGAATATGGTGGCACCAAAGTTGAATTGGAAGACAAAAAAGAATACTTGTTGTTCCGTGAATCTGATATCTTGGCTAAAGTAGAATAG
- the LOC111677661 gene encoding H/ACA ribonucleoprotein complex subunit 2-like protein, producing MGKIKKEPVDESVTEVGNVSVKEEDNYDDKLKYVNAVAQPMASKKIAKKCYKLIKKAMKHKTYVRNGLKDVQTRLRKGETGLVIFAGDVTPIDVMCHLPAVCEEKGISYVYTPSRADLGVAMGVRRGTVALLIRENEDYKDLYDEVKQEISTLYCPV from the exons atggGCAAAATTAAGAAGGAACCTGTTGATGAAAGTGTTACCGAAGTGGGTAATGTTAGCGTTAAGGAGGAGGATAACTATGATGATAAACTTAAGTATGTAAATGCTGTGGCACAACCCATGGCCAGCAAGAAGATTGCCaagaaatgttataaattaattaaaaaggcCATGAAACATAAAACCTATGTACGCAATGGTCTCAAGGATGTACAAACCAGACTACGTAAAGGAGAAACTGG TTTGGTTATCTTTGCTGGTGATGTTACCCCCATTGATGTTATGTGCCACTTGCCTGCCGTTTGTGAGGAAAAGGGCATCTCCTATGTTTATACACCCAGCCGTGCTGATTTGGGTGTCGCGATGGGTGTTAGACGCGGTACCGTTGCTTTATTAATACGTGAAAACGAAGACTATAAAGATTTATATGATGAAGTTAAACAGGAAATTTCCACCTTATACTGTCCCGTTTGA
- the LOC111677648 gene encoding 39S ribosomal protein L20, mitochondrial → MVSPTLALCVRSRGPDEFWRKRKIFKLAAHFRGRRRNVFSIAVRNVHRALVYATKGRKLKKLDMAALWTTRVQAGCEQYGVTLDAFKESLTRSNILLNRKILSDLAIWEPRSFEALVKLSRERAVVQSLPGINERSVMNQVYGLANLQIK, encoded by the exons atggTGTCTCCAACTTTGGCCTTGTGTGTAAGATCCCGAGGACCCGATGAATTTTGGCGTAAacgtaaaattttcaaactggCTGCG cACTTTCGTGGACGCAGAAGGAATGTTTTCTCCATTGCAGTGCGTAATGTACACAGGGCTTTGGTTTATGCCACCAAAGGCAGGAAGTTGAAGAAATTGGATATGGCAGCG CTATGGACCACCAGAGTACAAGCCGGTTGTGAACAATATGGTGTTACCTTGGATGCCTTCAAAGAGAGTTTAACACGcagcaatattttgttaaatag GAAAATCTTATCAGACTTGGCTATTTGGGAACCTCGTTCTTTTGAGGCTTTAGTTAAGCTATCACGCGAAAGAGCTGTAGTGCAATCATTGCCCGGTATTAATGAAAGATCTGTTATGAATCAAGTATACGGTTTAgctaatttgcaaataaaataa